Proteins co-encoded in one Christiangramia fulva genomic window:
- a CDS encoding aldose epimerase family protein — MKTTTNLFKIALMAMVFLFSQCKNGQKEEEQTAVEEQAETGFTIKTEDFGTTKNGEKVEKYILSNESGLEMSVISYGGIITSYKAPDKNGNYEDIVLGLDSLSQYENGSPYFGAIIGRYGNRIAKGKFTLEGKEYQLETNDGPNHLHGGNKGFDKVVWNVEPGEADENSASLKLTHTSKDGAGGYPGNLDVTVIYTLNKDNSLDISYEATTDKTTIVNLTNHSYFNLSGDFSEKILDHLVEINADQFLPIDKTLIPTGELKSVEGTPFDFTQPTQIGKALELENSNEQLKRGPGFDHCWVLNNQDSGVRFAASAYHPESGRFMEVYTNEPGLQFYTGNFLDGTLPAKGGGTYGKRTGFCMETEHYPDSPNQKGFPSVVLKPGEKYTSQTSYKFSVK, encoded by the coding sequence ATGAAAACAACCACTAATCTTTTCAAAATTGCTTTAATGGCCATGGTATTTTTATTCAGTCAGTGTAAAAACGGGCAAAAAGAGGAGGAGCAAACCGCTGTAGAAGAGCAGGCCGAAACCGGTTTTACTATTAAAACTGAAGATTTCGGAACTACCAAAAACGGGGAAAAAGTTGAAAAATATATTCTTTCAAACGAGAGCGGTCTCGAAATGAGCGTTATCTCTTATGGAGGAATTATTACCTCCTATAAAGCCCCAGATAAAAATGGAAATTATGAAGACATCGTTCTGGGGCTGGATTCTCTTTCCCAATACGAGAATGGTAGTCCCTACTTTGGCGCGATCATAGGCCGTTATGGAAACCGAATCGCAAAAGGCAAATTCACTTTAGAAGGGAAGGAATATCAATTGGAAACCAATGATGGTCCTAACCATTTACATGGCGGAAATAAAGGTTTTGATAAAGTTGTGTGGAATGTGGAACCCGGTGAGGCCGATGAAAATTCAGCTTCTCTTAAACTTACTCATACCAGTAAGGATGGAGCCGGAGGATACCCTGGAAATCTAGATGTAACAGTAATTTACACTCTTAATAAAGATAATTCGCTAGATATCTCTTATGAGGCAACGACCGATAAAACCACGATCGTAAATCTTACCAATCATTCTTATTTTAACCTTTCAGGAGATTTTAGTGAAAAAATCCTTGATCATTTGGTGGAAATAAATGCCGATCAATTTTTGCCAATAGATAAAACTTTGATTCCTACCGGAGAGTTAAAATCGGTAGAAGGTACTCCTTTCGATTTTACACAGCCTACCCAAATTGGTAAAGCTCTTGAACTTGAAAATTCTAATGAACAATTGAAAAGGGGCCCCGGTTTTGACCATTGCTGGGTTCTCAACAATCAGGATAGCGGCGTGCGTTTTGCTGCTTCAGCATATCATCCTGAAAGTGGCCGATTTATGGAGGTTTACACCAACGAACCCGGCTTGCAATTCTACACAGGAAATTTTCTTGACGGAACACTTCCTGCCAAAGGCGGAGGAACCTATGGAAAACGAACCGGTTTTTGTATGGAAACGGAACATTATCCCGATTCACCTAACCAGAAGGGATTTCCTTCAGTGGTGCTGAAACCTGGAGAAAAATATACTTCTCAAACCTCTTATAAATTCTCAGTAAAATAA
- a CDS encoding sodium:solute symporter — protein sequence MQTLDTLDWITISIYFAVLLGIAIWVIQKKQSNTEDYFLAGRNVGWFVVGASIFASNIGSEHVVGLAGAGAGDKLPMLIYEIQAWVVLILGWVFLPFYARSGVFTMPEFLEKRFDARSRWVLSVFSIIAYVLTKISVTIYAGGVVVSALLGIDFWTGALGTVILTGIYTILGGMRAVVYTETLQAIVLVFGAATLTIIGLDKVGGWESMTQTIGPEYLNMWRPATDPDFPWPSLLITSTIVGIWYWCTDQYIVQRALTARNIKEGRRGTIFGAVLKLLPVFLFLIPGIIALTLKMRGELEWDSPDQAFPVLMSNLLPSGLRGLVAAGLLAALMSSLASVFNSCSTLFTVDIYKKLRPNTPEKKLVRTGQIATVIIVIIGIIWIPIMANISGVLYEYLQSVQSYIAPPITAVFLLGIFYKRINAPGALTTLVVGLLVGALRIVLEITKESFAHDSFWYYLGDMNFLSFGAWFFLFCIVLIVVVSLLTRVPAKEKTENLTFQTISEEEKKNNKLSYNWKDIVVSIIILGIVAAVMLFFNGK from the coding sequence ATGCAGACTTTAGATACTTTAGACTGGATCACCATTTCCATTTATTTTGCCGTTCTTTTGGGAATCGCGATCTGGGTGATCCAAAAAAAACAATCGAACACTGAAGATTACTTCCTGGCCGGTAGAAATGTAGGCTGGTTTGTGGTGGGAGCTTCGATATTTGCTTCCAATATTGGCTCTGAACACGTGGTAGGACTCGCCGGCGCAGGAGCGGGGGATAAACTGCCTATGCTGATTTATGAAATTCAGGCCTGGGTGGTTCTTATCCTGGGATGGGTTTTCCTTCCCTTCTATGCACGAAGCGGCGTATTTACAATGCCCGAATTTCTTGAGAAAAGGTTCGATGCCCGTTCTCGCTGGGTACTTTCGGTTTTTTCGATCATTGCGTATGTACTTACGAAAATTTCGGTTACCATTTATGCCGGTGGCGTAGTGGTTTCGGCTTTACTCGGAATTGATTTCTGGACAGGAGCGCTGGGAACAGTTATTCTTACAGGAATTTATACAATTCTCGGAGGAATGCGAGCAGTTGTTTACACTGAAACTTTACAGGCTATTGTTCTTGTCTTTGGTGCGGCAACCCTTACCATCATCGGCCTGGATAAAGTTGGAGGCTGGGAAAGTATGACCCAGACCATAGGCCCTGAATATTTGAATATGTGGAGACCGGCTACCGATCCCGATTTTCCCTGGCCATCACTTCTTATCACCAGTACGATCGTTGGGATCTGGTATTGGTGTACCGACCAGTATATTGTACAAAGAGCATTAACTGCACGAAATATAAAGGAAGGCCGTAGAGGGACCATTTTTGGAGCAGTATTGAAATTGCTTCCGGTGTTTCTTTTTCTTATTCCCGGGATTATCGCTTTAACCCTGAAAATGAGAGGTGAACTGGAGTGGGATTCACCAGATCAGGCTTTTCCTGTTTTGATGAGTAATTTATTGCCTTCAGGTTTACGTGGGTTGGTGGCCGCAGGATTGCTTGCAGCCCTGATGAGCTCACTGGCTTCGGTATTCAACTCTTGTTCTACTCTTTTTACGGTGGATATATACAAGAAATTGAGACCCAATACTCCCGAAAAGAAACTGGTAAGAACAGGTCAGATCGCTACGGTAATTATCGTAATTATCGGTATCATCTGGATTCCTATCATGGCCAATATCTCCGGAGTGCTTTATGAATATCTACAAAGCGTTCAGTCTTATATCGCTCCCCCGATCACAGCCGTTTTCTTATTGGGAATTTTCTATAAAAGGATCAATGCTCCCGGTGCTTTGACCACACTGGTTGTTGGTTTACTGGTGGGTGCGTTGCGTATCGTGCTGGAGATCACTAAAGAATCGTTTGCACATGACAGCTTCTGGTATTACCTGGGAGATATGAACTTTCTATCATTCGGAGCATGGTTCTTCCTGTTCTGTATTGTGCTGATCGTTGTGGTAAGTTTACTTACTCGCGTTCCGGCGAAAGAAAAGACAGAGAATCTAACCTTCCAGACTATTTCAGAGGAAGAGAAAAAGAATAATAAATTAAGTTATAACTGGAAAGACATCGTAGTTTCTATTATCATTCTTGGGATAGTGGCAGCTGTGATGCTATTTTTCAACGGAAAATAA
- the fsa gene encoding fructose-6-phosphate aldolase, with translation MKFFIDTANLDQIKEAQDLGVLDGVTTNPSLMAKEGITGRENILQHYKDICEIVDGDVSAEVVATDFDGIVKEGKELAELHPQIVVKVPMIKEGIKAIRYFSENDIRTNCTLVFSAGQALLAAKAGATYVSPFLGRLDDISTDGLQLIADIRLIYDNYGFETQILAASIRHTMHVVNCAKLGADVMTGPLSSIDGLLKHPLTDSGLEKFLQDAKSFQ, from the coding sequence ATGAAATTTTTTATCGACACTGCGAATCTTGATCAGATTAAAGAAGCTCAGGACCTGGGTGTTTTAGACGGAGTGACTACCAATCCTTCCCTGATGGCGAAGGAAGGGATCACAGGAAGAGAGAATATTTTACAACATTATAAAGACATTTGTGAGATCGTCGACGGTGATGTATCGGCAGAAGTTGTGGCAACCGATTTCGATGGAATTGTCAAAGAAGGGAAAGAACTGGCTGAACTTCATCCGCAAATCGTGGTCAAAGTGCCCATGATCAAAGAGGGAATAAAAGCGATCCGCTATTTTTCTGAAAATGACATTCGCACCAACTGTACGCTGGTATTTTCAGCAGGGCAGGCCTTGCTCGCAGCAAAAGCAGGCGCGACTTATGTTTCGCCGTTTTTGGGAAGACTGGACGATATTTCTACTGATGGACTTCAGTTAATTGCAGATATCCGCCTTATCTATGATAATTACGGATTCGAAACCCAGATTCTGGCAGCCTCGATACGCCATACCATGCATGTGGTAAACTGCGCAAAACTGGGTGCCGATGTGATGACCGGTCCACTTTCTTCCATTGACGGACTTTTGAAACATCCGTTAACCGATAGCGGACTCGAAAAATTTCTTCAGGATGCAAAATCTTTTCAGTAA